GGAAACGCGAAAAAAGTCGATAAACCAACATTATCGTACGACATTTCTATCAAAGAATCGTGATTGGTATAACCAAGAcccatattttcttttcttttttccccgtctttcttttaaagaagGAAAGCAATAACAAACAAGATGAATTGATCCACAAAATAGACGTACAACTGCGttatctttttaaaatacaacGTAGAAATCTTTCGAGTAAGTGGCGGAAGGTTGCCCGGCAACCCTTCCACGTCGTCATGGAGTCCAGTGGCTACAGTTCCCAGTTGCATTACATACATGCGACGCAAGAGTCGATTCCACCGATGAAATGGACACAATTGTGCAGACTGCTTGTAAACACCTACTGCGTCGAACCCAATATGCCATAATTGATTTACGGCGTTtgactttccttttttcctcccAATGTTGTGATGGTCAACCAGGAGAGGTTAAAGGCCCGAAGAAGTCGTATAATAGTTTTTTATGTTACTGTATATCATCGTGGCAGTCAATAACACGAATGAAGGCTGTGAAATAGCGTTCGTTCTATCGTCCTTGACGTGCCCTGTCAAAATTCTTtgattaattaattttaaaaaggagaATCAAGAAATGTAAAGTGATGAATTGGAAACGaatgcaaataaaataaaataaaatatttcattCATTATCCATTCTGTTGGGCTGCTTGCAATAGAACGAAAAATAGACAATAGAAGACAATAGAGGGAGTGTTGATGAGTGTTATGAGATCAGCTGATTTTTTTGGTAGTTGTTTGACGAAGAGTTGATGGCTCGGACATGCCACGTTCTATTGTCTGCAAATGAATGAGGCagttttcagttttttctcaaaaaaaCACGTGGGATGTTTTGATTGCGTGCCGAGTCAAACGGTGGTACGAATTTAAAAAGGAGGCTTTCGAAGGAATTGGAATTTTTGTCAGTTAACATTTTTCATGGTGTTGCAATCTTCTGTATATGTCAATTCAGTGAATTGGGGTATTAGAAATTTCAGAGGGAAAAGCACCACATGGAAGACATGGCGTCATGTCAACTGAATTATTCAACAAGTCCGACATAATTTCCGGTGCACGTTCCTTAAAAGTTTTGATTACGAAAGCAAAAATGGTCAATCAATTATTACCATACGACATTTGGAGTTTTACTTTTTCCACACTCAATAAACATCGCCCAAAGGTAAGTTCAGACTACAGCGAACTCTTGTGGGTAATGCACATTTAGACGTGCAGTATGTTTAAACAGCTGTGCAGGTGTTCAAATTGAATAGTCAGAccataacaaacaaaaaaaaaacaaaaaaactcttaATATGAAAGTCAATTTTGATTACATCTATAAATATAAAACTCACTTCCCGTCTAACTGAccgatttttcaaaaaatattttccacATGATCCGAGTCCAGCTGAATATGTGCCATGGTCAACcggtagtttttttttctttcctttttttaacatttccatcttttttggttttaGATTGTTCACATTTGAgattcattttcgttttcctttctctttctcgtTTAGTTGTCTTGGATTTCCCTTTATCGCTTCCTCTGCAAATGGggttttcaaacaaaaaaactcgttGGGAGGTATTTCACAGCAACTACATCAACGCCAGCAGCATTGACCACCTTCTGTAAAAATGGGGAAGCAAAGACGGGCCCAATTAGCCTGATTTTGCTGCCAACCTCAACCTTGACACAATTCATCCATCGTTGAAACATCCCCTTTTTTCGTTCGCAGTATGAAAATTCTCtcagaaattaaaaaacaaacaaaccgaATATCCAGTGTATTCTTGACCGAGGTGCCGATATGGTAATTGATTTATTATTTCAGAAAACGTAGCATCGCTAATATGTACTACACATCGCACAGAATAAGAGGAGGAGCTTATGGTTCCATTCCATTTGACGGGAGGAGGCGTGTCCGGCTGCTGGTACGGCAGACATACAGGTGTGTGCGCACACTGTGTTGCTTGCTATTCGTCCACTTATTTGTGTATGTTTTGTGGAAGGCAGCCTTTGGATAAAGTAATAGGAGAAAAAGGGACACACGCACATCACTCTCCACTTCACAAAGGAGAGAGACAGTCAGTCAGAGTTTCACCAAACCGCAGATATTCGAGCGAAACCTGTGGCACTCGTTCCGATACCTTCACCCGACCGCCATCTCTGATATTGTACGTCTCGAATAGATCATTCGCTGCTGCTGAGAATCCACGCGCGATTACCCGGGTAATTAGCAATCTTTTCTTCCATTGTATAAAAAGTCCATTTGATATACTTGACATTGGTGACCTAGgatgtttaaaacaaaacaaaaaatgattaatgCAACATGGGATTTCGATGATTTCGTCATTCCCGTTGTCGTATTTTGTGTGACGAACGGAATAACTAATGAACAGCTTTATGCGCTGCGTGACACGCAATTCCTGTAGAAGCGTCTCGTTCGGTCATTCGTTGAGTCAAAGCGCGTCCAACACGCCCATTACGATGCATTGCACGCAAAAGTGCGTCaagataaatttttcttttccctcgGCCGGGTTCCATTTCCTTCCTTTTCCGCTATTTTGCCCGATCGTGttgataatttaaaaaaggaatatCATAACCCAACGGACCAAATAGATCGTAATCGCAGGAGAAAATCCAAAACCGAGTAAAGTAGTTAGCTGGTTGTTGTGTGGTGGGATAGTTCTCGGTGAACGAATGTCGGCACAATTTTCCGTGTAGTCGTTCGTATTCTTCCGCCCTCACGATTGCATCAACTCTATCATCATTTGGTGGTCGatcgttttgttttcctattACATCCGCCTGATTAAAAGGGTCTCGTTTGCACATGCAAAGCCCAtcttaatttttgttttcgtggtGTATCACGTCTTTACGtcaatcaattttgttttcattcaaaTGGCTACCGTCTATGTGGTTTGGAAAATCTTAaaggtgaagaaaacaaagtttgTTAGGTCTGTCTCTCAAACTCATTGCAAATTCCCTTgtctttttgttcatttagTTGGGAATTTGTAGTAAAACTTTGCAAGTTTTCACCTTAATTAGATAGTGGCTTGTACCGTAACCTACGTGACCATTGTGGCTTATCAAGGCTTTGGGGAAATTCCCCtccaaataaaacaaaagaagaaccgCAAAACAGGAATAGGACACTTCCGTTTTCTGTCGTTTCTACTGACGTCTTTACTGTATAGAAAAACCGGAACAGTGTGTTAATTCCTGCTAGAgaaactccttttttttccattgagGTCTCCATACGCCGTCATCGGCAAATGACAACATTTTGGAAAGGAATCTGAATATAAAAGTCGAATATGAATGTCCATGCAATTCATTCACAATTTGAGAGCCACACGAACGAGATCCTGAAAAcaagtgtttattttgtattttcatCGTAGAACATGGgcaagaaagaagagagaggCATACCCAACGCGGCGTTCGTTCAGGACGATGACGACATCTCTGGCAGAGGCAACAAAGGACTCCCTGCCCAGGTGCAACCACCTCATTCCGCTATAGCTGCTAGTTCCGATGTCTTCAGTTCAGCAGAGGTATAAATTAATGGATGTCTAAATACGTGTAAACtctacccttttttttttgaaaagagatAATGAAggatttcttccttttttggttttcttgccCTTTCCAACAGGTGAACGAGAGTGATGAAGGCCAACAACGCGATACCTGGGGAAATCCAGTTGAATTTCTCATGTCATGCATTTCACTATCAGTCGGATTGGGCAACATCTGGCGGTTCCCTTTCACAGCTGTAAGATTTTATTCTTGCTACACATGGGAAATGAtgatttattcttttatttatgacggttaatgattttttttcttttgattgatTAACGATTTAGTACGAAAACGGCGGTGGAGCTTTTTTGATTCCGTATCTAGTCGTGCTACTTCTGATCGGAAAACCGCTCTATTTCTTGGAGATGATCTTGGGCCAGTTCAGTAGCTACGGATCTGTCAAGGTCTGGGCCGTCGTTCCCATTGCCAaaggtaaataaataaatgatcGTTAAACGTACACGTTATCGATCTGCAAATGACGAAAAGTTTCTCGCATCATTTCTCGAATCCAAGGAGGATAATAACTAATGgatgttttgctttttcttcgtcttgcatcttttttgttgttgtttttaaatcAAAGGCGTGGGTTACGGAGGTGCACTTGCGACATGGTTCGTTGTGACCTACTACTGCTGTTTAATGGCCCTGACcgtcttctacttcttctcgtCGTTCCAAGACCGTCCTTGCCGTGGACAGTGTGCGATCCAGCCTGGGCCACTGCCACCTGCTATAACAGCGGCAGCGCAAGCAACTTGACCGGCCTGGTCAATTTGACTGGTCGGACATCTAGCGCAGAAGAATTTTTCAAGTATTTAAATTCAGCACAGTTTTCTGCTGATTGTATTCGTTTTTAATTGATTTCTCCAACAACAGTCATAACGTCCTGCAAAAGATAATCAATATCGACGATGGCGTTGGCATTCCTGAATGGCGACTGACCTTGTGCCTCCTCTTTTCTTGGATCATCATCGCCCTCATCTTGATGAAAGGTGTGGCCTCGTCCGGCAAAGCCGCTTACTTCACGGCCATTTTCCCGTACGTTGTACTCGTTACTCTACTCATCCGTGGTGTGACACTTGAGGGCGCAGTCGACGgcattcttttcttcatcaCCCCGCAGTGGGACAAAATCCTTACTCCTCaggtaatatttaaaattcaaGGTCTCCTAGAAACGTCATCGTAgattgtttaaaaagaaatcttaATCCCGTTTCCATCGATTCCTGAGTGATTGTCGATTGTTAATAACGGCATCGTCCTTGTACCAGACATCACCATGAActaatttgtttctttaaacAACTAGGTGTGGTACGCAGCCGTGACGCAATGTTTCTTTTCGCTGTCTGTCGGATTTGGGCCGATCATCATGAACGCCAGCTATAACGGATTCCGGCATAGAATCTACCGGCAAGTTATCCAGCAAGATAAAAATCCTTCTTTCATAAACTAAACAATGAATTGATCCATTTACAGAGATGCCACAATCGTCAGTTTCATGGATACTTTTACGAGTTTGTTGGCTGGCGTCACCATTTTCTCCATTCTGGGCAATTTGGCTCACGAATCGGGCAAACCGATTGAAACTGTCGTTCAAGGCGGAACCGGATTGGCTTTCATTTCCTATCCGGAAGCGATTTCCAAGTTTGACGTTGTACCGCAACTGTTTGCCGTACTCTTCTTCCTCATGCTGTTCACCCTTGGAGTCGGTAGTGCCGTCTCGCTGACCGGTTGCGTCATTACCGTCATTTGTGACGCTTTTCCCGACTGGAAAAGATGGATGGTTACGATCGTTATCTGCGCCACCGGTTTCCTTCTCGGTCTTGTCTACGTCACGCCGGGAGGACAACATGTCCTGGACGTTGTTGATTTTTTCGGTGGTGGTTTCATTATTTTCGTCATCGCTGTTATCGAAACAATCGCCATCTGTTGGATTTATGGTAACTAATGGACAATTTATTGCGTTGAACGCTAACTTTACGAAACGTAATTTTTGCAGGATTGAAGAATTTCTTACGCGATGTTGAATTCATGTTGGGCATCCGTCTCGGCATCTACTGGAAGTTCACCTGGGGTCTTTTCATCCCTCTTTCGCTCGTGGGCATCTTCATTTATTCTCTGGCCAACTTCCGCACGTTTGTTACTGATGGCTACGTTTATCCGGCCTCTTTGACTGGTTCCGGTTGGGTACTCGCCGCTCTGGCCCTTCTCCAGGTTCCCATTTGGGCTGTTGTCTCCATAGTCAAACGAAAGGGTTCCGCACTAGACGTAAGATTATTGTTCAAACTATTGATTCGTTTTGAGTGTTGGATTATTCATACTAATACTGGAACGTTGTTAAATTTGTAGCGGATAAAGGCTAGCTTGACACCTACGGAAAATTGGGGACCCCAAGACATGAAGACACGCTCACAATGGATTCTTTTCAAATCAGACGATTCTGCCGAACACAAATCTTGGGCTTGGTGGATACCGAAATGTGTCAAGAAGATCATCAAGATTGACGGACACTCGTTCAAACCTGGTCACGCCTCCCAGTCTACGGTTGCCATTGTCCAGCTAGAAGTGCAGGAAAATGGCAATAACAATAAATGAAACTGACGTCCCCTTCAATTTCAGAAAGTCTGGTACCAAATTGCCAGACGTGTCATTCGCCCATGGGCTCAACCCACTTTTACAAAGTGACTTTAGGTCTGAAAGAAAAGACCTTATACTAATTAGTAAGTAATCTCACTATGTTACCTTTATATGGCCAGTAGTTTAGACCAGTATTTTAAGACACATTGACGAACGTTCCGTAGTTATGCATCAGCGTCGTGTCACTGTGTTGAACATTATGAATAATCATCTTTTGCCATAGCCCATGTTATTTGGTTAGCAATGTCCATTGACTAATGTGATCAACAGTTTTCTTCCTATCAACGACGAGCGTCCATTATTTACCCAGCATGTCTATATGTTTTTATTCGTTAATGTGAACATTGAACAACAGTATGTAGCGCTGCGAATCGATTGAGCATCGTTATAATAGATGAATTCCCATTTATACTACCAATCCACACGTTTATAACTGCGTTTTACGGAATACATACGTTTTCGAAAACTCTCGCTGATTCCTGATACGAGTGAAACAGAGCCAAAAAGAAGCGAACGGATCAGAGAATTCGTTTAAACTAGCACTAGGTCCTTCTCTGTGGTATTCACAATCAAGGACTGGCGCGTACAATTTTCAATTCCATCCACTGGCTCTGGACAATGATCATTTACGTTACTCACCACACAACAAACGTTTAAACTGATTTAAACTATTACTTTCTCTTCGTTCGATTGCTGTGCTGTGTATGGCCGTCGAAGATTCACGCCCAACTTTTATGTGTTGAGCGTGGAATCCGGCCGGCACGAACCGGACCATagtaaaaaaaaggtaaacagTTATTGTTCGGTGGCCAAAGGTGTCCTACTGTTTTGTAAATATTAGTGGTGTGAATATTTGGGAATAAAATATAACGAGGAATGATAATTTGAGAAACAATAATTGATTCTTAAGAACTAAAACGGAccattggaaaaaaatttgtttcacaCGAACCGTAAAAAACAAGTGCAAGTCCCTTAATGCTGTAGGCTTGGGCGTGATGCTGAACCTATTCTTTTGTGCAGGTCTCTTCACAGGAGCTTGTTGGCGAAAAATTAAAGGTTGTAAGTGGCGATGAGAAATCGAAAATGAGGGAAACAATTAGGGCAACTTTACTCTAGGCTATTCCTTTGGTCGCCCAGCCTATAGTTTACTGTCAACTATAACTTTGTGCAACTTTATAACAAAGAATTTATCGTATAAATACCGGTATGTTTGGCTAGTATTGGCATCAGTTCTTGTTCTCCACCGAACCAACAACAAACACTTCTCTCCACTAGCCACCATGAAGGTGATGGAACAAGATAAACACATTCTTAAAAACGATCCTGCAGTCATTTCAATTCGTATTTCAATGGGTTTTATCCTCtgattttctaaaatttattTCCTGACAGTTCCTTATCTTTGCCGCATTGGTTGCTGTCGCTGTTGGTGAGACCGCCTACCCTGAAGCCTATCCAGCAGCCTATCCTGAAGCAAATCCAGTAGCCTACCCTGAGGCAAATCCAGCAGCCTACCCTGCAGCTTACGAAAAATCTACCTACGAATACGTTAGTTTTTGCCACTTTTTACCAAATTTAAGTTACGTAAAATAAAATCGTCAATCCACAGGCTCCTCAGCCCTACAGCTATTCGTATGCTGTCAAGGATGAGGCTTCCTACAACGACTACTCTCACTCCGAGAGTAGAGACGACAATGTCGTCACCGGTTCCTACAGCGTGGCACTCCCTGATGGCCGCACTCAAGTCGTTACGTACAAAGCCGATAGCTACGGGTATGTTGCTGACGTCAAGTATATCGGCGAAGCTAAATATCCCGAATACAGTCCAGTGGCTTATACTCCATCCTACGAGACCCCCGCTTACACCGCCGAAAACCCAGAGCCTACTTACTAAACGAAATTTTCACTTAATAGTTTTCTGTATTCTTGTGTGTAAATTAATTCAAGCCAGATTGACTAGGAATCATATTAAATACATGTACGCTATTTGAAATTGACTAACTTTTGCTTAAGCAAGCGTGCCTGCCCAAGGCTAACAGATGATGTCTTACTTGGTGATGGCACCACTGTCTGTTTTCAGGGTGTCCCTAAAACGCGAAAGCGAAACGCGAAAGGAACAGCGACTAAAACGCGAAACGCGGTGCGAATCAAGATGGTTTGTTTCGCGGTTTAGCCGCTGAATGGTGTTTCATTCCCATGCTAAAGTGCGAAACAACGTTGTGAAACAGAAGGCTGCTGGATGGCTGGCGAAAGCGCGAAATGTTAAtatttcaataaataaaaaaagaaaattttaacagGAATCGCAGgtaatttaaagtcaaacattttttttttaccaacgTGTTGAAAGTTAATTTTGGGCAAGGCTTTTACATTTCTGACAGAGCCAAACAgtctcatgagttttttcagGCCAAATTTTACATGCTATGGAACCATTCAAGGCACTTAGAGGTCAGAGCACTGGAGAACATCCCAGTTAGCCCAcggctttacattttttggtttaaactcaatttaattcaataaattaatttcatttacttCAATCAGATTCTAAACACATTGTTACATTTAAAATGCTAGTTTTTTATTCCCCATCGTGTTTAGTCTCCTATTAGCCAATACAAGTTAACAATTCGTCGCGAATTTGTTCAAGTAAATatcaacaaattaaaaaaggactggaaagaaccatagatttaaaaaatgagtttttgttgGCGTAGAGCTTACAGTGCTTATCGGGGTTACATGTCCTCAAAAAAGAATAGTACACGGTTCTTATTTCTCTAAATGAAATGCCAAATCCAATGGCATTTTAAATAAGGGTTTCGCAAAATCGTTTCGCTATTTAGGTTGCCTTTAGGCCATATTTGAGTGTTTCGCAGCCCATTGCCTGGGGGCTGTTTCGCACAGCGTTCCGCGTTTTAGTCGCTGTTCGTTTCGCGTTTCGCTTTCGCGTTTTAGGGATGCCCCTGTTTTCACGAGATGGGGTGACGCTGACGTCTGACGTCGCTCATTGTACGCACAGCAAATAGACGATGTGCATTTAATTCATTAGAAAAGTATTTTGACCTGTTGgaaattattcaaaattttgGAGCATAGGTTTGGAAAAATCCTTTTAGGTGTCTTGTAGATAGCGCCAGTTTTCCGTAACCAAGTCTGTTCGAAGTATCCTGTTTATTAATGTACTTATAGCTCAGCTAAACATGTGTTTTCCATCTCTGTTTATccaagtattttttttgtacagtTAACTTGTTTAGCTAGCATTATTAGAACCATGGCATTCGAGTTAAAATTCCACAGCTCTGCTAGCTAAAGGTCTAAAACTAACCAGATGCATGTAAACAATTAATATCTGACCACACATATATAGAAGGTGAgtgtgattttttttcattgccttTTATTTCGTACAATAGAGTGACAGAATTCCACTATACAACTGCCGCTACTCAAAACTAGATAACTTTGTTTGGGTTGCAAATGCCTGTGAACACTGGAAC
This genomic stretch from Daphnia magna isolate NIES linkage group LG10, ASM2063170v1.1, whole genome shotgun sequence harbors:
- the LOC116932001 gene encoding LOW QUALITY PROTEIN: sodium-dependent nutrient amino acid transporter 1 (The sequence of the model RefSeq protein was modified relative to this genomic sequence to represent the inferred CDS: deleted 2 bases in 1 codon) gives rise to the protein MYYTSHRIRGGAYGSIPFDGRRRVRLLVRQTYRQPLDKVIGEKGTHAHHSPLHKGERQSVRVSPNRRYSSETCGTRSDTFTRPPSLILYVSNRSFAAAENPRAITRNMGKKEERGIPNAAFVQDDDDISGRGNKGLPAQVQPPHSAIAASSDVFSSAEVNESDEGQQRDTWGNPVEFLMSCISLSVGLGNIWRFPFTAYENGGGAFLIPYLVVLLLIGKPLYFLEMILGQFSSYGSVKVWAVVPIAKGVGYGGALATWFVVTYYCCLMALTVFYFFSSFQPSLPWTVCDPAWATATCYNSGSASNLTGLVNLTGRTSSAEEFFNHNVLQKIINIDDGVGIPEWRLTLCLLFSWIIIALILMKGVASSGKAAYFTAIFPYVVLVTLLIRGVTLEGAVDGILFFITPQWDKILTPQVWYAAVTQCFFSLSVGFGPIIMNASYNGFRHRIYRDATIVSFMDTFTSLLAGVTIFSILGNLAHESGKPIETVVQGGTGLAFISYPEAISKFDVVPQLFAVLFFLMLFTLGVGSAVSLTGCVITVICDAFPDWKRWMVTIVICATGFLLGLVYVTPGGQHVLDVVDFFGGGFIIFVIAVIETIAICWIYGLKNFLRDVEFMLGIRLGIYWKFTWGLFIPLSLVGIFIYSLANFRTFVTDGYVYPASLTGSGWVLAALALLQVPIWAVVSIVKRKGSALDRIKASLTPTENWGPQDMKTRSQWILFKSDDSAEHKSWAWWIPKCVKKIIKIDGHSFKPGHASQSTVAIVQLEVQENGNNNK
- the LOC116932002 gene encoding cuticle protein 21: MKFLIFAALVAVAVGETAYPEAYPAAYPEANPVAYPEANPAAYPAAYEKSTYEYAPQPYSYSYAVKDEASYNDYSHSESRDDNVVTGSYSVALPDGRTQVVTYKADSYGYVADVKYIGEAKYPEYSPVAYTPSYETPAYTAENPEPTY